From the Streptomyces sp. Sge12 genome, the window GGCGGAGCCCTGTCTGGTCAGCACGTGGGTGTTGGAGTCGAAGGACAGCGGCTTGGCCAGGCCCGGGTGGACCGTCCGGAAGATCCGGCGGGTCACGCCCGCACGGCTCCGCCCGTCCTCCCCCAGGCCGGTCAGGGCCTCGGCCACCAGGCCCACGGCGTCGTAGGCCTCGGTGGCCCAGCGGGCGGGTGGCTGCCCGTACGCGGTGCGGTGGGCGGTGACGAACTCCGCGGCGGCGGGCACGGCCAGCGGGTCGGCGAAGAGGGCGCTGAACAGCCAGCCCTCGGCGTCCGGTCCGGCGGCCGTGAGGAAGGCCGGTTCCATGGCGTGCTGGATGCCCATCCGCGGGCCCTGGAATCCGGCCCCGGTCAGGGCGCGCGCCATCGCGGCCGCCCGCTGCGGTGAGGTGCCCGCGTAGACGACGGCCTCGGCCCGGGCTTCGGTCAGCGCACGTGCGGTGGCGGCGAAGTCGGAGCCGCCCACCGGGATCCGGTGGACGCTGACCGTGCCCTGCGAGGGCGGGCTCTGCTGGAGGGTGCGGACGAGGGGGTAGGCGGGCTCGCCGCCGTCGAGGTCCTCCACCAGGCCCGTGCGGTGGACGGGCCGGATCCGGCTGAGGTAGTCGATCACCGGGAGGGCCAGCTGGTCGGCCGCCGGGCGGGTGGCGACCAGGGTGCGCCACTGCGACTGCGCGGTCTCCGTGCTGTCGGCGGACACCAGCAGCAGGGCGAGATCGGCCGCGCCGCAGGCGGTGGCCACCTCGGACAGGGCCGCGTCCCAGGTGGGGCCGGCCAGGGCCACCACCGCGGGGTCGGCGGCCAGCTCCTTGACCGCCTGCGCGGCGCGGACGGGGTCCCCGGCGTCGTCGGCGACGCGCAGGGCCAGCCGGAACGCCGCGTCCGGCCGGGCGTTGTGCCGCTCCACGGCCAGTTTCATACCGCGCTCGTGCGCCTGGCCGGTCTCCTTGCCGGGTCCGGTCAGATCTGCTTGCAGGGCGACGGTGAGCGTGGCGAGTTCGCGGTCCGGGGAAGCGGTCGTGCCGCGGCCCCGCCCGCGGGTGGTGAACCAGGCGACCGGTGCGCCGACGGCGGCCAGCCCCGCGCCGGCGGCGAGCAGCCGTCTGCGTGTGAGGCCCCGTACGGGCGGCTGCGGCGCGTCGATGCGGGTCGGCTCCGGGGCGGGCAGGTCCAGGGCCCGGGTGGAGCGCTCGGCGATGAGGCGGGGCAGCGGCGGCGGCAGCCAGTCCTCGGTGTCCGCACCGCCGGGCAGGCCGTCGCCGAGTACGGTGCGCAGCTCGTCCGGGGTCGGCCGGGCCGCCGGGTCCTTCGCCAGGCAGGCCAGCACCGGGGCGAGCAACTGCGCCGGGAGCCCGTCGAGTTCGGGCTCGTCGTGCACCGTACGGTAGACCACGGCGGCCGCGTGCCCGCTGCCGAACGGGCCGTGCCCGGTCGCCGCGTACGCGAGGACGCAGCCGAGGGAGAACACGTCGCTGGGGGCGCCCGCGACGGCGCCGTCCGTCCGGGCCTGCTCCGGCGCCAGGTAGCCGGGGGTGCCGAGGACCGCGTCGACGGCGGTCAGGGTGGCCGCTCCCTCGGCCCGCGCGATCCCGAAGTCGATCAGCCGGGGCCCGTCCGGCGCGAGCAGGATGTTCCCGGGCTTGACGTCGCGGTGGACCAGCCCGGCGGAGTGGACCTGCGCCAGCGCCTCGGCGAGGCGCGCGCCCAGGATCCGTACGGCCCGGACCGGCAGCGGACCGTACCCCGCGACGGCCTCGGACAAGGAGGGGCCGGGGACGAAGGGCGTGGCGAGCCAGGGCTCGCGCGCGTGCGGGTCGGCGGCGACGACCGGGACGACCCAGCGCCCGGTCAGCTGCCCGGCGGCCGCCACCTCGCGGCGGAAGCGGGCGCGGAAGTCCGGGTTCGCGGCATGGTCGGCGCGGATGACCTTGACGGCGACCAGGGTGCCCGCGGCGGACCGGGCGAGGTACACGGTGCCCATGCCGCCCGAGCCGAGGCGTCCCAGCAGCCGGTTGCCGCCGATCGCGGCCGGATCGGCGGGGGTGAGGGGGCGCACGGCGGGTTATCCCGCCGTGCGCGGGTTGGCCGGGCCCATGTAGCGCATCCGGCCGCCCTCCACCTGGTGCATGAAGTAGATGTTGCCCTTGACCTGGCGGCTCTCGTCGAAGGTGTACTCCTTGGTCAGGCCGCTGTAGGCGCCCTGGGCGAGCGCGGTGAGCAGGGCGGCGCGGGTCGGGCGGGCACCGCCCGCCGCGGCGGTGACCAGCCGGTCGATGACCAGTCGGGTCGCGTCGAAGGCCTCCGCCGTCCAGATGTCGGGGGCCGATCCGTACGCCGCCCGGTGGGCGCGGGTCACCTCCGCGACCTCGGGGGCCTCCGGGCCGGTGTACGGGGTGAAGAACTGCCAGCCCTCGGCCGCCGGGCCGGCGGCGGCGAGGAACTCGGGGCCGGCGATGGTGTAGTCGGCCGCCCGGGGGCCCTTGAAGCCGGCGGCGGCCAGCAGTCCGGCCACCTTGGCGCCGCCGGCCGGGGTGCCCGTGTAGAAGAAGCCGTCGACGCCGTGCGCGAGCATGTCGGTGACCACCGGGGCCAGGTCCTGCACACCGCGCGGGACGACCCGCCCGTAGTAGGTGGCTTCGGGCGCGAAGAAGTTGATGGTGCGGCCCACCAGCAGGGACGCCTGCCAGGCGTCGGTGTCGCCGGCGCGGTCGCTGAGGATGCCCATCCGGCGGACGCCCTGTTTCCCGGCGAATTGCAGGTTGAGCGCGCCGGCCTGGCCGGAGGAGATCGGGCAGCTCTGGAAGAAGCTGCGCCGGTCGGTGACGCTGAAGGTGGTCGCCAGTGCGGAGACGGTCACCAGGGGTACGGAGGCCTCGCCGTACAGTTCGAGGCACGGGATCACGGAGTCGTTGCCGGTGGGGCCGATCACTGCGAACAGGTCGCGGTTGCGGATGAGTTCGGTGGCGGCGGCCACCGACCGGTCGGCCTTCCCCGCGTCGTCGGCGGCGGCGACGGTGAGCGTGAAGGGCTTGTCCTTGCGGGCGTTGAAGGCGTCGACGGCGAGGCGCACCCCGCGTTCCTGGGCCTGGCCCGCGGCCTTCTGCGGGCCGGAGAGGTCGGCGTGCACACCGATCGTCCACTGCCGCGGGGCGTCCGCGGCCGGGCCCTTGGGCTTGTCCCGTTCGCGCAGGGCCAGCCAGGCGGCCAGGCCGCCGCCGACGGCGAGTACGGCGCCGCCGGAGGTGAGGGCGAGGAACCGTCTGCGGGTGGGCGCGGCCGTGCCGGGCGCGGGGGCGGCGTCCGGGTCGGCGACGGTTTCGTCGATGCCCGGCAGCGCGAGCAGTGCGGCGGCGCGCTCGGCGATGGTGGCGACGACCGGGTCGGGCAGCCAGTCGGTGCCTTCCCCCGGGGTGTCCTCGGTGAGGGCCTCGTCCAGCTCGCGCGCGGTGGGGCGGATGTCGGGGTGTTTGGCGAGGCAGGTCCGCAGCAGCGCGGTGAGTTCGGGGTCGGCGAGGACCTGCGGGCCGAGGTCGGGATCGTCGTGGACGGTGCGGTAGAGCACCGCGTCCACGGTGCCGGTGCCGAAGGGCAGCCGGCCGGTGGCGGCGTAGGCGAGGAGACAGCCGAGCGAGAAGACGTCGCCGGCAGGTTCGGCGGGGCGCCCCTCGGCCTGCTCGGGCGGGAGGAACCCGGGGGTGCCCAGTACGGCGTCCGCGGAGGTCAGGACGGTGTGCTCACCGCCGCGGGCGATGCCGAAGTCGATGAGCCGGGGCCGGTCCATGCCGAGGAGGACGTTGCCGGGTTTGACGTCGCGGTGCACGAGGCCCTGTTCGTGCATCACCCCGAGGGCCTTGGCCAGGGCCTTGCCGAGGATCCG encodes:
- a CDS encoding bifunctional serine/threonine-protein kinase/ABC transporter substrate-binding protein; translation: MEPLHPSDPSRIGGHRLLGRLGAGGMGVVYLGRTDDGALAAVKVIRAEYAEEADFRARFRREADIAAEVDSPWAVRITGADPDAPEPWLATSFVAGPSLAEAVSAHGPLPLRAVRILGKALAKALGVMHEQGLVHRDVKPGNVLLGMDRPRLIDFGIARGGEHTVLTSADAVLGTPGFLPPEQAEGRPAEPAGDVFSLGCLLAYAATGRLPFGTGTVDAVLYRTVHDDPDLGPQVLADPELTALLRTCLAKHPDIRPTARELDEALTEDTPGEGTDWLPDPVVATIAERAAALLALPGIDETVADPDAAPAPGTAAPTRRRFLALTSGGAVLAVGGGLAAWLALRERDKPKGPAADAPRQWTIGVHADLSGPQKAAGQAQERGVRLAVDAFNARKDKPFTLTVAAADDAGKADRSVAAATELIRNRDLFAVIGPTGNDSVIPCLELYGEASVPLVTVSALATTFSVTDRRSFFQSCPISSGQAGALNLQFAGKQGVRRMGILSDRAGDTDAWQASLLVGRTINFFAPEATYYGRVVPRGVQDLAPVVTDMLAHGVDGFFYTGTPAGGAKVAGLLAAAGFKGPRAADYTIAGPEFLAAAGPAAEGWQFFTPYTGPEAPEVAEVTRAHRAAYGSAPDIWTAEAFDATRLVIDRLVTAAAGGARPTRAALLTALAQGAYSGLTKEYTFDESRQVKGNIYFMHQVEGGRMRYMGPANPRTAG
- a CDS encoding bifunctional serine/threonine-protein kinase/ABC transporter substrate-binding protein — translated: MRPLTPADPAAIGGNRLLGRLGSGGMGTVYLARSAAGTLVAVKVIRADHAANPDFRARFRREVAAAGQLTGRWVVPVVAADPHAREPWLATPFVPGPSLSEAVAGYGPLPVRAVRILGARLAEALAQVHSAGLVHRDVKPGNILLAPDGPRLIDFGIARAEGAATLTAVDAVLGTPGYLAPEQARTDGAVAGAPSDVFSLGCVLAYAATGHGPFGSGHAAAVVYRTVHDEPELDGLPAQLLAPVLACLAKDPAARPTPDELRTVLGDGLPGGADTEDWLPPPLPRLIAERSTRALDLPAPEPTRIDAPQPPVRGLTRRRLLAAGAGLAAVGAPVAWFTTRGRGRGTTASPDRELATLTVALQADLTGPGKETGQAHERGMKLAVERHNARPDAAFRLALRVADDAGDPVRAAQAVKELAADPAVVALAGPTWDAALSEVATACGAADLALLLVSADSTETAQSQWRTLVATRPAADQLALPVIDYLSRIRPVHRTGLVEDLDGGEPAYPLVRTLQQSPPSQGTVSVHRIPVGGSDFAATARALTEARAEAVVYAGTSPQRAAAMARALTGAGFQGPRMGIQHAMEPAFLTAAGPDAEGWLFSALFADPLAVPAAAEFVTAHRTAYGQPPARWATEAYDAVGLVAEALTGLGEDGRSRAGVTRRIFRTVHPGLAKPLSFDSNTHVLTRQGSAHLYQVVSGTYRYLGRYTEVKPASAP